The Oncorhynchus tshawytscha isolate Ot180627B linkage group LG16, Otsh_v2.0, whole genome shotgun sequence nucleotide sequence tctaataaATATCATTAGAATGACACTCGAGCATGCCACGGGTGCAGTTTCTTGGGGGGGTGTCAGGGGGCACCTCGCCCAACTCTTCATTatcacattaaaaaaaatctgcattATTCCTGTTTGATCAAATTATGTTACATACAGTAGGTTGCATTATGTCCAAACGGACTTGCTTATGTATAACATGTCCTTATGTATAACatgtcctaggccgtcattgtaaataagaatttgttcttaactgacttgcctagttaaataaaggtaaaaataaatattacatTTGGATGAAAAACCACCTCACACACTACATTAGGGCCTGTCTTTGGATATCAAAAAACTACTGTAGCAAACCAATAATAGATAAGAAACTTggaataaaaaatatttgttccAAAGACTAATTAGAATTCAGGGAGTCATTGCTGGTAGTGCATTTAGAGCACTCCCTCTTCCACTGTATCATTACATCTGATCATTTTTTGCATATCAGTGGTTGACAAGACAAAGTGATTTGACTGCCGGACATCCAATCACAGGCTGGATGCTCCTTTCCTTACTGAAACCATGTAACAGTTCCTTGTGTTATCTGAGGCCTCAAGGCTAAAACACAGATTAGCTCTCTCCCTAGCATGTTCCACATAGGAGGATAGTTTCCTTGACACTTTCCCTCGTGGCTTTGTTGCCTGCTTTGTCCAAGCATGTTTAGCCTAACACTTTTGTGTAAAGAGTATTCCACATATCTTCTGCTTATCGCTGATGGTCAGATATCAAACAGTTCAGCTTCCTTTTCCTTCCAGAAGGCAAAGCTGCGCTCAATGTACCTGCTGATCTCCTCATTGCTGAACTCTTTCAGTTCGTAGATCAGTTTGATTGAGTCTTCATTGGGCTCTTCTCTGTGCGGAGGTTCATATACGGGTGTGACTATGGTGACTTGAAGTGGAGCAGGTGCAATGTCCTGCGTCACACACTTCCCTACACTCTGTACTGTGGTCTCAGTTGTCACAACCTGGCCTACTGAGTCTTGCAAAGCCTCCAGAACAGTATCCTGCCCAGTTTTCTGCGCTGAATCCTGCACAGAAGTCTGAACTCTGTCTTTTGGAACACTCTCTTGTGCTACACTTTCAGTCTTCACAGCATCCTGAATAGGCCCCTTCGTTGGACTCGGCTCAGAAGTGTTCACATCTGCCTGAACAGTGTCCTCCACAGTGTCCTTCACTGCACTCTGCTCTGCATGGTTAATGCAGTCCTGAGCAGTAAGCTGGACACTATCCTGTACAGCAATCGAAGGCAAATACATGTTTGGTTCTGGGGCAGGCAACGGCACCTGGAATGGCACAACCGACGCCTCAGGAGCAATTGAAAGTAGCGAGGCGGTCATCATTCCTCCCCCATCCGCAGAATCACCAAAGTACTTTTGCTTTATGTCTTCAAAGCTGTCCGCCCAGTCCCGCTTCCCTTGCTCAATCTCCTCCATGACCTCACGGTGGAACTGGCGAATCAGCTCCCAGCTGTAGCTTCCGAGGCGGTCGAACATCTCgtagcacagtaggtggcggaaCTTGCGCTCGCTGCGTGACATGCTCATCTCTAGGAGTTGGAAGTAGCCCAGCATAAAGAGGTCTAGGGTTAGGGTCTCGTAGCTGACCGGTGCTCCATTAACGTGTGGCAGGAAATGCTCCGGCCAGTAGATCATCTGGGCCCGACTGAGCCGGCGGATCTGGCGAGTGGGCACCTGGCTCATGATGGTCCTCCAGTGGCCAATCAGGTTCCCTACCACTTGCCTGGACTTCATGAATAGGAGTGTTTTGTCATCCTCACTCGGTGTGTCTCCTTCCAGATCAGCAGTGAACCGGTTATAGTCGTCCAGACCCACCCTTAGACTTCCCCGTTTGGCTGTGTACTTTGGCCTGTAGGACTCTGAGAGGGTGTACTTTCGCCAGTGTTCCAGGAACAAGAAGACGATCCGCTCCTTCCTCATCTCAATGCACTCTTGGACGTAGCTCATGTCCGTCTGCACCTCCAGGCTCCGAGTCAGCTGCTCGTGGTTCAGTATAGGGTCTGTAGACAGAACCTGGTTGAACTGATCAGACTGAGGGATCACATCAGAAGACTGGTATGTAAGAGGAGCATGAGATGGCATGATTACAGGTTCCTCCACCAGAGGCAGAGATTCCTGGACTGGAGAAAAGTCTCCATTGTTAGGGGACTGGAGGACCTCTGCAGGGGAACACGGGACCTCATCTTCCTGAATCGGCTCGGGGAGATAACTGGACTCGCTCACCGCAGGGAGGGACCTCTTGCGCTTGTACACCCGGTTCGttttgtcatcagcaaactgGAACTGGTTCTGAATCTCATAGTTGGCCTTCAGGTTCTTCACAGAGACGCCACACTGCTTgatctccttctccacctcctccctagtGGAGAACGACTGGGATCGTCCGATGACCCCAGTGGCAATGGATCCTGCTGGGGTCATCTGGCCCATCCTATTGTTACTCCCTTCCTCCTGAGCATATCCGGGAGATATCAAATCCAAGATGTCTATCGTCTTGCCTCCCAGGGTGGCCAGGAGAATAGCCATGCTCTTGAGCAGCGTTGAGATTTTGCTGCACCAGGCTGGCAGATCTTCCGCTTGCCCATGAACTTGCTTGGGGTTGATGTAGAAGTGCTCCTGGTTGAGGGCGGCAGACACGGGAAGAAGTTGTTGAAGCTCTCGCTCCAACTCTTCCAGTTCCTTTTCCACCTCCGTCACCTTGTGCATGACCTGCAGGTTCTCGATTTGCTTCTCAATGCGGATGAGGTCGTCCTCCATCATCAGCTCTCCAAAGGGGCCCAGGATGGCATTGTGGACATGAGAGTAGTGCCACTCTTGAGGCTGGTAGTGTCCACTGGCCGCAAACTAGATTAGAGTTCAAGGGACAGCAAAGAACAACAGAAAagaggggggaagggggaagtTCCTTCAGCTTGCACTTCCTGGTGTACTATTAACACACGGCGCATGTTCATACTTCCTCGTCACACAGGATTTACATGGATTTAGTGGTGCAATGGCACTGCCTCAGTACAAGCTTCATAACTCCTAGATTAGCTGAGAGTCAGGGCACAGGCTACTCCTTTATGAAATCAGGGTGGAAAAATCTTCAGCGCACAACTGCTGGCTGAATATGGTTGGGTGTATGGGTTCACTTTATTTGGAGGTCTGCATTTAAACTGCTTAGAATTCATTATTTAATAGTTTAACTATTATAACGGTTTGTAAATCATTCAATGTCATTTGTATATGTATAAATAAATTATGATGGAGAGGATCAGGCTTATGCATGTATATGGTTAACAAAATATGTCATTAATGGTGATAAGCAGTTTACAAGCAGACCTTGAAATAGAATGTTC carries:
- the LOC121839620 gene encoding espin-like protein, with amino-acid sequence MMEDDLIRIEKQIENLQVMHKVTEVEKELEELERELQQLLPVSAALNQEHFYINPKQVHGQAEDLPAWCSKISTLLKSMAILLATLGGKTIDILDLISPGYAQEEGSNNRMGQMTPAGSIATGVIGRSQSFSTREEVEKEIKQCGVSVKNLKANYEIQNQFQFADDKTNRVYKRKRSLPAVSESSYLPEPIQEDEVPCSPAEVLQSPNNGDFSPVQESLPLVEEPVIMPSHAPLTYQSSDVIPQSDQFNQVLSTDPILNHEQLTRSLEVQTDMSYVQECIEMRKERIVFLFLEHWRKYTLSESYRPKYTAKRGSLRVGLDDYNRFTADLEGDTPSEDDKTLLFMKSRQVVGNLIGHWRTIMSQVPTRQIRRLSRAQMIYWPEHFLPHVNGAPVSYETLTLDLFMLGYFQLLEMSMSRSERKFRHLLCYEMFDRLGSYSWELIRQFHREVMEEIEQGKRDWADSFEDIKQKYFGDSADGGGMMTASLLSIAPEASVVPFQVPLPAPEPNMYLPSIAVQDSVQLTAQDCINHAEQSAVKDTVEDTVQADVNTSEPSPTKGPIQDAVKTESVAQESVPKDRVQTSVQDSAQKTGQDTVLEALQDSVGQVVTTETTVQSVGKCVTQDIAPAPLQVTIVTPVYEPPHREEPNEDSIKLIYELKEFSNEEISRYIERSFAFWKEKEAELFDI